In Alosa sapidissima isolate fAloSap1 chromosome 11, fAloSap1.pri, whole genome shotgun sequence, a single window of DNA contains:
- the fem1b gene encoding protein fem-1 homolog B, giving the protein MESLAGYVYKAASEGRVLTLAALLLNHSETETRYLLNYVTHLAGQRSTPLIIAARNGHEKVVRFLLDHYRVDTEQTGTVRFDGYVIDGATALWCAAGAGHFEVVQLLVSHSANVNHTTVTNSTPLRAACFDGRLDIVRYLVEHLADISIANKYDNTCLMIAAYKGHSDVVDFLLERGANPNAKAHCGATALHFAAEAGHLDIVKALVQRHASMVLNGHGMTPLKVAAESCKADVVELLLQHTDCDAESRIEALELLGASFANDREYYDILKTYHYLYLAMLERMRDHERPVVKPQLPPVPAYGGRSECQSLTELEAIRLDHDALHMEGLKVRERILGSENIDVSHPIIYRGAVYADNMEFDRCIKLWLHALHLRQRSNRNTHKDLLRFAQVFSQMVHLKETVQPADVEQVLSCSVLEIQRSMARMESTPEPELPAATDNLESNIFTFLYLLCISTHTQCSAAQRACINKHVYQLLQLDPRSREGSSLLHLAISSSTPVDDFHTNDVCSFPNAQVTKLLLDCGAQVNAVDNEGNSPLHIIVQYNRPISDFLTLHAIIISLVESGAHTDMTNKQKKTPLDKSTTGVSEILLKTQMKMSLKCLAARAVRQHHITYRNQIPRTLEEFVEFH; this is encoded by the exons ATGGAGTCGCTGGCCGGGTATGTTTACAAAGCGGCTAGCGAGGGCAGAGTCTTGACATTAGCCGCACTGCTGCTGAACCACTCAGAGACCGAAACGCGATACTTACTCAACTATGTAACTCATCTCGCCGGCCAGCGGTCTACCCCGCTCATTATAGCTGCTCGCAACGGTCATGAAAAAGTTGTGCGGTTTCTTCTGGATCACTACAGAGTGGACACGGAACAGACGGGCACTGTAAGATTTGATGG ATACGTGATTGATGGAGCCACGGCCCTGTGGTGCGCTGCAGGGGCGGGTCACTTTGAGGTGGTTCAGCTCCTGGTGTCCCACAGTGCCAATGTCAACCACACCACCGTCACCAACTCCACCCCGCTGCGAGCCGCCTGCTTCGATGGACGCCTCGACATTGTACGCTACTTGGTTGAGCACCTGGCGGACATTAGCATTGCTAATAAGTACGACAATACCTGCCTGATGATCGCCGCCTACAAGGGCCACTCGGACGTGGTGGACTTCCTGCTGGAGCGGGGAGCCAATCCCAACGCCAAGGCCCACTGTGGCGCCACCGCCCTGCACTTCGCTGCCGAGGCCGGCCACCTGGACATCGTGAAGGCACTGGTGCAGCGACatgcctccatggtgctgaatGGCCACGGCATGACACCGCTGAAGGTGGCGGCAGAGAGCTGCAAGGCGGACGTGgtggagctgctgctgcagcatACGGACTGCGACGCGGAGAGCCGCATCGAGGCGCTCGAGCTGCTCGGTGCCTCCTTTGCCAACGATCGCGAGTACTACGACATCCTCAAGACCTACCACTACCTGTACCTGGCCATGCTGGAGCGCATGCGCGACCACGAGCGCCCCGTCGTCAAGCCCCAGCTGCCCCCCGTGCCGGCCTACGGCGGCCGTAGCGAGTGCCAAAGCCTGACTGAGCTGGAAGCCATCCGGCTGGACCACGACGCGCTGCACATGGAGGGCCTGAAGGTGCGCGAGCGCATCCTGGGCTCTGAGAACATCGACGTGTCGCACCCGATCATCTACCGCGGCGCCGTCTACGCAGACAACATGGAGTTTGACCGCTGCATCAAGCTGTGGCTCCACGCGCTGCACCTGCGCCAGAGAAGCAACCGCAACACGCACAAGGACCTGCTGCGTTTTGCCCAGGTGTTCTCCCAGATGGTGCACCTGAAGGAGACGGTGCAGCCGGCCGACGTGGAGCAGGTGCTGAGCTGCAGCGTGCTGGAGATCCAGCGGAGCATGGCCCGCATGGAGAGCACACCGGAGCCCGAGCTGCCCGCCGCCACCGACAACCTGGAGTCCAACATCTTCACCTTCCTCTACCTGCTCTGCATCTCCACGCACACGCAGTGCAGCGCGGCCCAGCGCGCCTGCATCAACAAGCATGTCTACCAGCTGCTGCAGTTGGACCCGCGCTCGCGAGAGGGCTCCTCGCTGCTGCACCTGGCCATCAGCTCCAGCACGCCCGTCGACGACTTCCACACCAACGACGTGTGCAGCTTCCCCAACGCACAGGTCACCAAGCTGCTGCTCGACTGCGGAGCCCAGGTGAACGCCGTGGACAACGAGGGCAACAGCCCTCTGCACATCATCGTGCAGTACAACCGGCCAATTAGCGACTTCCTGACGCTGCACGCCATCATCATCAGCCTGGTGGAGTCCGGCGCCCACACGGACATGACCAACAAGCAGAAGAAGACGCCGCTGGACAAGAGCACCACCGGCGTCTCCGAGATCCTGCTCAAGACGCAGATGAAGATGAGCCTGAAGTGCCTGGCCGCTCGAGCCGTGAGGCAGCACCACATCACCTACCGCAACCAGATCCCACGCACGCTCGAGGAGTTTGTGGAGTTCCACTGA
- the LOC121723952 gene encoding integrin alpha-11-like, with protein sequence MEYYFILLLFTWTLLPGLCFCFNIDVKRAKVIHGSEEAQFGYTVQQHQAEGQKWLLVGAPFESSGDHQTGDVYRCPLDPRREASCSRLHLGNESMSYVSERKDKMRIGMSLTSNPEDQSFVACGPLWSYECGSAYYSTGICSRVNSSFQFTNNIAPAFQRCETFMDIVIVLDGSNSIYPWYEVQDFLINVLQKFCVGSGQTQVGIVQYGQRVVHEFALDDYESVEEVVQAAQNIQQRGGEETRTALGISSARSLAFKRGGREGARKVMIVITDGESHDSPDLQKVVEDSEKDNITLYAIAVLGYYNRRGINPEAFLKEIKFIATDPDEHFFSVTDESALKDIVDALGEKIFSLEGTNKNKTSFELQMSQAGFSSHIVEDGVLVGAVGAYDWNGAVLKETAHGKVIPPKSSYSYEFPESLKNHGAYLGYTVTSVVSAKHGRLYVSGAPRFNHTGKVIIFTLQNDGNLTILHSLKGQQIGSYFGSEIAPLDVDEDQVTDFLLVAAPMFFSEGWERGRVHMYKVTEETRFFLVGSLEVAERAENARFGSALASVPDLNGDGYSEVVVGAPLEDDHRGAIYLFHGRAHGLHPTHKQRIAAVDVDPGLRYFGCSIHGKMDASGDGLVDLAVGSLGAVVLLWSRSVIRVHLSVSFEPSKINVFNKDCRRAGKDVTCMAAIVCVRVTAQTPMPPTLGAALRRSVYIDEHRFSPRAMLDDLEHLHSNITVLPDIQHCQQLHFHVQETSDYVRPVIFTMEVVLQDPDHGPVIDEDWPTTLRVELPFWNGCEEDEHCVPNLILHSHTDLLDLQQFCSQRKCSGCTVCEQQGALQGAERVMEATRRRMFVDARLENRGENAYGTTLRISFSPNLAFSSLVLKGSSDIQIDCYSKSDRSHHKICNVSTPFMRSQSQVSFRVEFELSRSVFLDYVQVTLEASSEGEERSLQDNLNNLYYPIKYEGDLLFTRDSNPTRFEIKPEPSETSPGAIGPTFNLSYQIQNLGLFPVEELQITVEMSAVTSGGNQLLHISHFHIDQMAGSHCNPSRSIPPTRALPEDLSLTPQLNRSNSVALSVQCSVTLPAQAQVGVSIGGWLHLHALLAVQFRKLELVTTASVELNPVSPTFLHEARPTRHIILEIRKEEDYRIPIWIIIGSSLGGLLLLALLVLALWKLGFFHRQKRNKEEDENQLTNEKTPEQ encoded by the exons GGCTCTGTTTCTGCTTCAATATTGACGTGAAGAGGGCAAAGGTCATCCATGGCTCAGAGGAGGCCCAGTTTGGCTACACGGTGCAGCAGCACCAGGCGGAGGGACAGAAATG GCTGCTGGTGGGAGCTCCGTTTGAGAGCAGTGGTGATCACCAGACAGGAGATGTGTACCGCTGTCCCCTGGACCCCCGCCGTGAGGCCAGCTGCTCCAGGCTCCATCTGG GGAATGAATCTATGAGCTATGTGTCAGAGCGGAAGGACAAGATGAGAATTGGAATGTCACTGACATCCAACCCTGAAGATCAGAGCTTTGTG GCCTGCGGCCCCCTGTGGTCCTATGAGTGTGGAAGTGCATACTACAGCACGGGCATCTGCTCCAGAGTCAACAGCTCCTTCCAGTTCACCAACAACATTGCCCCGGCCTTCCAGC GATGCGAGACGTTCATGGACATCGTGATAGTTCTTGATGGCTCCAACTCTATTTATCCCTGGTACGAGGTGCAGGACTTTCTCATCAATGTACTGCAGAAGTTCTGCGTTGGGTCCGGTCAAACACAG GTTGGAATCGTGCAGTATGGGCAGCGGGTCGTGCATGAGTTTGCCCTGGACGACTACGAGTCGGTGGAGGAGGTGGTACAAGCAGCCCAGAACATCCAGCAGAGAGGCGGAGAGGAGACGCGCACCGCCCTTGGCATCAGCAGTGCACG GTCTTTGGCCTTTAAGCGTGGCGGGCGAGAGGGAGCCAGAAAAGTGATGATTGTGATTACTGACGGAGAGTCGCATGACAGTCCTGACCTGCAGAAGGTTGTTGAGGACAGTGAGAAGGACAACATCACGCTCTACGCCATTGCT GTGCTGGGTTACTACAACCGTCGGGGCATCAACCCTGAAGCCTTCCTCAAGGAGATCAAGTTCATCGCCACCGACCCTGATGAACACTTCTTTAGTGTGACTGATGAGTCAGCCCTCAAGGACATCGTGGATGCCCTGGGCGAGAAGATCTTCAGTCTCGAGG GAACCAACAAAAACAAGACATCGTTCGAGCTGCAGATGTCCCAGGCAGGGTTTTCCTCTCACATAGTGGAG gacgGGGTGCTGGTTGGAGCAGTGGGAGCGTATGACTGGAATGGGGCGGTTCTTAAAGAGACGGCTCATGGGAAAGTGATCCCTCCCAAGTCCTCCTACAGCTACGAGTTTCCGGAGAGCTTGAAGAACCATGGAGCCTATCTTG GTTACACAGTCACGTCAGTGGTATCAGCTAAACATGGCCGTTTGTACGTATCTGGGGCACCACGCTTCAACCACACTGGGAAAGTCATCATATTCACCCTGCAGAATGATGGGAACCTTACCATTCTGCACTCTCTTAAAGGACAGCAG ATTGGGTCATACTTTGGCAGTGAGATTGCTCCACTCGACGTCGATGAGGACCAAGTGACAGACTTCCTGCTGGTGGCGGCACCCATGTTCTTTAGCGAAGGCTGGGAGAGGGGCAGAGTGCACATGTACAAAGTCACGGAGGAG ACCCGGTTCTTTCTGGTGGGCTCACTGGAGGTGGCCGAGCGAGCCGAGAATGCACGCTTTGGTTCTGCGCTGGCGTCGGTGCCGGACCTGAACGGGGACGGCTACAGTGAAGTGGTGGTGGGAGCTCCTCTGGAGGACGACCACCGGGGAGCCATCTACCTCTTCCACGGCCGAGCTCACGGGCttcaccccacacacaaacag AGGATCGCTGCTGTAGACGTGGACCCAGGCCTGCGTTACTTCGGCTGCAGCATCCATGGGAAGATGGACGCGAGTGGAGATGGGCTGGTGGATCTGGCTGTGGGCTCCCTTGGTGCTGTGGTGCTACTGTG GTCCCGCAGTGTCATCCGTGTGCACCTAAGTGTGAGTTTTGAGCCTTCAAAGATTAACGTGTTCAACAAAGACTGCCGACGGGCAGGGAAGGACGTGACGTGCATGgctgccattgtgtgtgtgagggttacAGCACAGACCCCCATGCCACCGACTCTGGGAGCAG ctcTGAGGAGGAGTGTGTATATAGATGAGCATCGATTCTCCCCCAGGGCAATGCTGGATGATTTAGAGCATCTCCACTCCAACATCACTGTGCTCCCGGACATCCAACACTGCCAACAACTCCACTTCCACGTGCAG GAGACTTCAGATTATGTGCGTCCTGTGATCTTCACTATGGAGGTAGTCCTGCAGGACCCAGACCATGGCCCTGTCATAGATGAAGACTGGCCAACTACTCTACGAGTGGag ctGCCCTTCTGGAATGGATGTGAAGAGGATGAACACTGCGTTCCCAACCTCATCCTGCACAGCCACACTGACCTGCTGGACCTCCa gcaaTTCTGCAGCCAGAGGAAGTGCTCTGGCTGTACGGTGTGTGAGCAGCAGGGGGCGCTACAGGGCGCGGAGCGTGTGATGGAGGCCACCCGCAGGCGCATGTTTGTGGATGCTCGTCTGGAGAACCGCGGGGAGAACGCGTACGGAACCACTCTCAGGATCTCCTTCAGCCCCAACCTGGCCTTCTCCAGTCTCGTGCTCAAG GGTTCCTCAGACATCCAGATCGACTGCTACAGTAAGTCAGACCGAAGCCACCACAAAATCTGCAATGTCAGCACGCCCTTCATGAGGTCACAGAGTCAG GTGTCTTTCCGTGTGGAGTTTGAGCTGAGCAGGTCGGTCTTCCTGGATTACGTGCAGGTGACTCTGGAAGCCAGCAG tgagggagaggagaggagtctgCAGGACAACCTGAACAACCTCTACTATCCCATCAAATACGAGGGCGACCTCCTCTTCACCAG AGACTCAAACCCAACGCGCTTTGAAATTAAACCTGAACCTTCTGAAACCAGTCCTGGTGCCATCGGACCGACCTTTAACCTTTCATACCAG ATCCAGAATTTGGGGCTGTTCCCGGTGGAGGAGCTGCAGATTACTGTGGAGATGTCGGCTGTCACCAGTGGCGGCAACCAGCTCCTGCATATCAGCCATTTCCACATAGACCAG ATGGCAGGCTCACACTGCAACCCCTCCCGCTCCATCCCTCCGACACGAGCTTTACCTGAAGACCTGTCTCTCACTCCACAGCTG AACCGCTCCAACAGTGTGGCCCTGtctgtgcagtgcagtgtgacCTTACCTGCCCAGGCCCAAGTCGGCGTGTCCATCGGAGGATGGCTTCACCTCCACGCCTTACTGGCT GTGCAGTTCAGGAAGCTGGAGCTGGTTACGACTGCTTCAGTGGAACTCAACCCGGTCAGCCCAACTTTCCTGCATGAAGCTCGGCCAACACGGCAT ATAATCCTAGAGATTAGAAAAGAGGAAGATTACAGAATTCCCATCTGGATTATAATCGGGAGCTCACTGGGAGGCCTGCTGCTTTTAGCTCTGCTTGTCCTGGCGTTATGGAAG CTTGGCTTCTTTCACCGGCAAAAGCGAAATAAAGAAGAGGATGAAAACCAGCTGACCAATGAGAAGACACCAGAACAGTGA